The following are encoded together in the Blautia obeum ATCC 29174 genome:
- the miaA gene encoding tRNA (adenosine(37)-N6)-dimethylallyltransferase MiaA — translation MKRPLIVLTGPTAVGKTSLSISLAKAVNGEIISADSMQVYKKMDIGSAKIRPEEMQGVKHYLVDVLEPEEEFHIVKFQQMAKEAMEEIYEKRKIPILVGGTGFYIQAVTRDIDFTEAQQENTYRAELEKLAETEGAEYLHDRLKEVDPASADTIHANNVKRVIRALEFYHQNGTPISAHNEEQKKQTSPYNLAYFVLNAPRDILYERIDKRVDQMLEEGLVKEVEGLKREGCHRGMVSMQGLGYKEILAYLEGEYPLEEAVRILKRDTRHFAKRQLTWFRRESDVIWVDKDKFHWDEKEILEYMLSVLKEHDILG, via the coding sequence ATGAAAAGACCTTTGATCGTTCTTACCGGGCCGACAGCAGTTGGCAAAACAAGTCTTTCTATTTCATTGGCAAAGGCGGTAAACGGTGAGATTATTTCTGCAGATTCCATGCAGGTATATAAAAAAATGGATATCGGTTCTGCGAAGATCCGTCCGGAGGAAATGCAGGGAGTAAAGCATTATCTGGTGGATGTTCTGGAACCGGAAGAAGAATTTCATATCGTAAAATTCCAGCAGATGGCAAAAGAAGCTATGGAGGAAATCTATGAAAAAAGAAAGATACCGATTCTGGTCGGAGGAACCGGATTTTATATTCAGGCGGTAACCAGAGATATTGATTTTACAGAGGCGCAGCAGGAAAACACTTACCGTGCAGAGCTGGAAAAACTGGCGGAAACAGAAGGTGCTGAGTATCTTCATGATAGGCTGAAAGAAGTAGATCCGGCAAGTGCGGATACAATCCATGCAAACAATGTAAAACGTGTGATCCGTGCACTGGAATTTTATCATCAGAATGGTACGCCTATATCTGCACATAATGAAGAACAGAAAAAACAGACAAGTCCGTATAATCTGGCATATTTTGTTTTAAATGCGCCAAGAGATATTCTCTATGAGCGGATAGACAAACGAGTGGATCAGATGCTGGAAGAGGGACTGGTAAAAGAGGTGGAAGGACTGAAACGTGAGGGCTGCCATCGTGGTATGGTATCCATGCAGGGACTGGGATATAAGGAAATCCTGGCTTATCTGGAGGGGGAATATCCACTGGAAGAGGCGGTACGTATCCTGAAACGAGATACCAGACATTTTGCAAAGCGGCAGCTGACCTGGTTTCGACGGGAGTCGGATGTGATCTGGGTTGATAAAGACAAATTTCATTGGGATGAAAAAGAAATTCTGGAATATATGCTGAGTGTTCTTAAAGAACATGATATTTTGGGATAG
- a CDS encoding aminotransferase class I/II-fold pyridoxal phosphate-dependent enzyme, which translates to MKELYEQLGISSKVYDFGAEIEASLKERFEQFDKTAEYNQLKVLMAMQKNKVSAECFQSSSGYGYDDFGRDTLEKVYADTFHTEACLIRSQITCGTHALAIALFGNLRPGDELLAPAGKPYDTLEEVIGIRPSRGSLAEYGVTYRQVDLKEDGTFDYDAIRAAINEKTKLVEIQRSKGYQTRPSYSVKQIGELIAFVKSIKPDVICMVDNCYGEFVDTIEPSDVGADMIVGSLIKNPGGGLAPIGGYIAGTKECVENAATRMTCPGLGMEVGASLGVNRSFYQGFFLAPMVTKGALKGAVFAANIYEKLGFSVVPNGSEPRQDIIQAVTLGTPEGLIAFCKGIQAAAPVDSYVDPEPWDMPGYDSQVIMAAGAFVQGSSIELSADGPVKPPYAVYFQGGLTWEHAKLGVLMSLQKLVDANIVTLP; encoded by the coding sequence ATGAAGGAATTATATGAACAGCTTGGAATCTCATCCAAAGTCTATGATTTTGGAGCAGAGATCGAAGCATCTCTGAAGGAACGATTTGAACAGTTTGACAAGACTGCGGAATATAACCAGCTTAAAGTACTGATGGCCATGCAGAAAAACAAAGTAAGTGCAGAATGTTTCCAGTCATCATCAGGCTACGGCTATGATGATTTTGGACGAGATACTCTGGAAAAAGTATATGCAGATACTTTTCATACGGAGGCATGTCTGATTCGTTCCCAGATCACCTGCGGAACTCATGCACTGGCAATTGCTTTATTTGGAAATCTTCGTCCGGGAGATGAGCTTCTTGCACCGGCAGGAAAGCCATACGATACACTTGAAGAAGTAATTGGTATCCGCCCGTCCAGAGGCTCTCTGGCAGAATATGGAGTAACTTACAGACAGGTAGATCTCAAAGAAGACGGAACCTTTGATTATGATGCGATTCGTGCGGCAATCAATGAAAAAACGAAACTTGTTGAGATTCAGCGTTCTAAGGGATATCAGACCAGACCTTCCTATTCTGTAAAACAGATTGGAGAACTGATCGCATTTGTCAAGAGCATCAAACCGGACGTTATCTGTATGGTGGATAACTGTTACGGAGAGTTTGTAGATACGATAGAACCAAGTGATGTCGGAGCAGATATGATCGTCGGATCTCTGATCAAGAATCCGGGTGGCGGACTTGCACCGATTGGCGGTTATATTGCGGGTACGAAGGAATGTGTCGAAAATGCGGCAACGCGTATGACATGTCCGGGACTTGGCATGGAGGTCGGTGCCTCCCTTGGTGTAAACCGTTCGTTCTATCAGGGCTTTTTCCTTGCACCAATGGTGACCAAAGGCGCATTAAAAGGAGCTGTTTTTGCAGCAAATATTTATGAAAAACTTGGTTTTTCTGTTGTTCCGAATGGCAGCGAGCCACGTCAGGATATTATTCAGGCTGTGACACTTGGAACTCCGGAGGGGCTGATCGCATTTTGTAAGGGAATCCAGGCAGCGGCGCCGGTGGACAGTTATGTGGATCCAGAACCGTGGGACATGCCGGGATATGACAGCCAGGTTATCATGGCGGCGGGGGCTTTTGTACAGGGCTCATCTATTGAACTTTCGGCAGATGGTCCGGTAAAACCACCATATGCGGTATATTTTCAGGGAGGTCTTACATGGGAGCACGCAAAACTGGGCGTACTGATGTCTTTGCAGAAACTGGTAGATGCGAATATTGTGACACTTCCGTAA
- a CDS encoding NAD(P)/FAD-dependent oxidoreductase, with product MGEKTQVIVVGGGASGLAAAIAAAENGAAVTLLEQNENPGRKICVTGNGRCNLTNRDMRPDIFRGQHPEFVEEILAQFTLEDTLAFFEKLGVAFTERNGWLYPRSNQAKCIPELLILKARALKVKIKTREHAESVSWENGRWKVETSGWTYEGDKVILANGSKASQVPGSDGSGYELAANLGHHIIRPLPALTGLRCKGNVFSAWAGVRTDAKVTLLIDGKRFVEESGEVQLTDYGISGIPVFQLSSYAIRALDEGKKVTLSVNFLPEYTKASLQEYLKKRQEICPYQSAAELLLGLLPDKLIKMFRKQKKDLCDTITSYELEVKDSSGFEQAQVCSGGVDTSQVNPETLESVLHKGLYFAGELLDIDGPCGGYNLQWAWSSGVVAGRSSAKENL from the coding sequence ATGGGTGAAAAAACACAGGTGATCGTTGTAGGGGGAGGTGCTTCCGGACTGGCCGCTGCAATTGCAGCGGCAGAGAATGGTGCGGCAGTTACGCTCCTTGAACAGAATGAGAATCCGGGCCGGAAAATCTGTGTGACAGGGAATGGCAGATGTAATCTTACGAACAGAGACATGCGTCCCGATATTTTCAGAGGCCAGCATCCGGAATTTGTGGAAGAAATTCTGGCACAGTTTACGCTGGAGGATACACTTGCTTTTTTTGAAAAACTTGGGGTGGCTTTTACAGAACGTAATGGATGGCTGTATCCCAGAAGCAATCAGGCGAAATGTATTCCGGAACTCTTGATATTGAAAGCAAGAGCTTTAAAGGTCAAAATCAAAACAAGGGAACATGCAGAATCTGTTTCATGGGAGAATGGACGATGGAAGGTAGAGACTTCCGGATGGACTTATGAAGGAGATAAGGTAATCCTTGCCAATGGCTCTAAAGCTTCACAGGTCCCAGGCTCGGATGGCAGCGGCTATGAGCTTGCAGCAAATCTCGGACATCATATTATCCGCCCCCTGCCTGCACTTACAGGACTTCGATGTAAAGGAAATGTTTTTTCTGCATGGGCAGGTGTTCGTACGGACGCAAAAGTTACATTATTGATTGATGGAAAGAGATTTGTAGAAGAGAGTGGGGAAGTACAGCTGACGGATTATGGAATTTCCGGCATACCGGTGTTTCAGTTGAGCAGCTATGCAATCCGTGCACTGGATGAAGGAAAAAAAGTAACGCTGTCTGTGAACTTTCTTCCGGAATATACAAAAGCTTCTTTACAGGAATATTTGAAAAAAAGGCAGGAAATCTGTCCATATCAGTCAGCTGCAGAGCTGCTTTTGGGACTGCTGCCTGATAAACTGATCAAAATGTTCCGAAAACAAAAAAAAGATCTTTGTGACACGATTACGTCATATGAGCTGGAAGTAAAGGACAGTTCCGGATTTGAACAGGCACAGGTCTGCTCCGGAGGGGTGGATACTTCACAGGTCAATCCAGAAACACTGGAGTCCGTATTGCATAAGGGACTCTATTTTGCCGGAGAGCTGTTGGATATAGATGGTCCCTGTGGAGGTTATAATCTTCAATGGGCATGGTCAAGCGGTGTTGTGGCAGGGCGCAGCAGCGCAAAGGAGAATTTATGA
- a CDS encoding NAD(P)/FAD-dependent oxidoreductase produces MIRITQLKLPVEHTPEQLKKKIAKTLKCAEDTFSYEIVRQSLDARHKDDKKFVYTVDVKTAAEQKILRRVHNNNIMSINKKDYQFPLPGTEKLEHVPVIVGSGPAGLFCAWYLARAGYRPLVLERGQEAQKRKETVDRFWKDGVLDLDSNVQFGEGGAGTFSDGKLNTLVKDPNGRNHEVLKRFVEAGAPEEIVYQQKPHLGTDVLIGIVETMRHQIEEMGGSFCFETKVTDLCIENGHLTAVEVNNEEKIPADACVLALGHSARDTFDMLHRRGVYMEPKSFAVGLRMEHPQKMINYDLYGEEENEFLGAASYKVTHTCENGRGVYSFCMCPGGYVVNASSEQGMLAVNGMSYQARDSKNANSALIVTVTPEDFPEEGPLGGIAFQRNLEKRAWEIGKGKIPVQLFGDYKLHQKSSAFGEIEPQMKGAHVFADVRSILPKEIGDSIEEGVLAFGKKLKGFDRNDAILSGVESRTSSPVRIVRNREGYSNIEGIYPCGEGAGYAGGITSAAMDGIKTAEFICEKFRNFISFKIKCDKRY; encoded by the coding sequence ATGATACGAATTACACAGTTGAAGCTTCCGGTGGAGCACACTCCGGAACAGCTGAAGAAGAAAATTGCAAAGACACTTAAATGTGCGGAAGATACATTTTCCTATGAGATTGTCCGTCAGTCTCTGGATGCAAGACATAAGGATGACAAAAAATTTGTTTATACAGTAGATGTGAAAACAGCTGCTGAACAAAAAATTTTGCGAAGAGTTCACAATAATAACATTATGTCAATCAATAAAAAGGATTATCAGTTTCCTTTGCCGGGAACAGAGAAACTGGAGCATGTGCCGGTTATTGTTGGAAGTGGACCGGCAGGACTTTTCTGCGCCTGGTATCTGGCAAGAGCCGGTTATCGTCCACTGGTTCTGGAACGCGGTCAGGAGGCGCAGAAACGTAAAGAAACAGTAGATCGCTTCTGGAAAGATGGAGTGCTGGATCTGGATTCCAACGTGCAGTTCGGGGAAGGCGGTGCCGGAACTTTTTCAGATGGAAAGCTTAACACACTGGTAAAAGATCCGAATGGACGTAACCATGAGGTTCTGAAACGTTTTGTAGAGGCAGGCGCACCGGAGGAAATCGTTTATCAACAGAAACCGCATCTTGGAACAGATGTACTGATTGGCATTGTTGAAACGATGCGTCATCAGATTGAAGAGATGGGAGGTTCTTTTTGCTTTGAAACAAAGGTGACAGATCTTTGCATCGAAAACGGTCATCTGACTGCAGTTGAAGTCAATAATGAAGAAAAGATACCGGCAGATGCCTGTGTGCTTGCACTGGGACATAGTGCCCGGGATACGTTTGATATGCTTCACAGACGTGGTGTTTATATGGAACCGAAATCTTTTGCGGTCGGACTTCGTATGGAACATCCACAGAAAATGATCAATTACGATCTTTATGGAGAAGAGGAAAATGAATTTCTGGGAGCTGCAAGTTATAAAGTGACACATACCTGTGAAAATGGCAGAGGCGTTTATTCATTCTGCATGTGTCCGGGCGGTTATGTGGTTAACGCATCCTCTGAACAGGGAATGCTGGCAGTCAATGGAATGAGTTATCAGGCGCGTGACAGCAAAAATGCAAACAGTGCGCTGATCGTAACGGTCACTCCAGAGGATTTCCCGGAAGAAGGTCCACTTGGAGGGATTGCATTTCAGAGAAACCTGGAAAAGAGAGCATGGGAAATTGGAAAAGGAAAAATTCCGGTTCAGTTATTTGGCGATTACAAGTTACATCAGAAGAGTTCTGCATTTGGAGAAATCGAACCTCAGATGAAAGGTGCTCATGTATTTGCTGATGTACGCTCAATCCTGCCGAAAGAAATCGGTGATTCGATTGAAGAAGGTGTTCTTGCATTTGGAAAGAAACTGAAGGGATTTGACCGGAACGACGCGATTCTGAGTGGTGTGGAGAGCCGTACTTCTTCGCCGGTAAGAATCGTACGAAATCGTGAGGGATATTCTAATATAGAGGGAATATATCCGTGCGGGGAAGGTGCAGGGTATGCAGGAGGCATCACGTCAGCTGCTATGGATGGTATCAAAACGGCTGAGTTTATATGTGAAAAATTTAGAAATTTTATAAGTTTTAAAATTAAATGCGATAAGAGGTATTAA
- a CDS encoding helix-turn-helix domain-containing protein → MARKYKRLNYEDRKAIEAMCKQGKRAEEIAEAMDVHRATIYHELKRGGAENGNRKQYSADMAQKAI, encoded by the coding sequence GTGGCAAGGAAATATAAAAGATTGAATTATGAAGACCGAAAAGCCATTGAAGCGATGTGCAAACAGGGAAAGCGTGCAGAAGAGATAGCGGAAGCAATGGACGTTCACAGAGCCACCATCTACCACGAACTGAAAAGGGGTGGCGCAGAAAATGGAAACCGAAAGCAGTACAGCGCAGACATGGCACAGAAGGCAATATAA
- a CDS encoding rolling circle replication-associated protein — translation MRKKRRKAVYVPYDYEAAYMNSLDKMEEANEERILKEGKVKSIYATKEIRSGDQLEVEIYPEFTKGQKDQIPDEGKRKRQRQAQKNLNDKNSKKMCERVIGENFTDRDIWATFTYTDDNMPASMEVATKNMQNYIRRLNYQRKKQGLSNARYVYVTECSEKGRWHHHIVMDGDVDMDTVEAVWNLGKRNEIRRLQRDENGLVGMARYITKEKSKKGKYQKTWCASKGLRKPKEKVNHYKTKQKDVDRIVKGDLNVCDYLMKWYGDKYDFAEAEVKYNTFNGRFYIYGRMRLRKGTAHDKGKK, via the coding sequence ATGAGAAAGAAAAGAAGGAAGGCTGTATATGTCCCTTACGACTATGAAGCAGCATACATGAATAGTCTGGATAAGATGGAGGAAGCAAACGAAGAAAGGATCCTGAAGGAAGGCAAGGTGAAAAGCATCTATGCAACGAAGGAGATCCGATCAGGTGATCAGCTGGAAGTGGAAATCTATCCAGAATTTACAAAGGGACAGAAAGATCAGATCCCGGATGAAGGGAAGAGAAAAAGACAAAGACAAGCACAGAAGAATCTGAATGATAAAAACAGTAAAAAGATGTGCGAAAGGGTGATCGGTGAGAACTTCACAGATAGAGATATATGGGCGACATTCACATACACGGATGACAATATGCCTGCTTCGATGGAAGTGGCAACGAAGAACATGCAGAACTATATCAGGCGACTGAATTATCAGCGGAAGAAGCAGGGATTGAGTAATGCAAGATATGTGTATGTCACAGAATGCAGTGAAAAAGGACGCTGGCATCATCACATCGTTATGGATGGCGATGTGGATATGGACACGGTTGAAGCGGTCTGGAATCTTGGAAAAAGAAATGAAATCAGAAGGCTTCAGAGGGATGAAAACGGTCTGGTCGGAATGGCAAGGTACATCACGAAAGAGAAAAGCAAGAAAGGCAAGTATCAAAAGACATGGTGTGCATCAAAGGGACTGCGGAAACCGAAAGAAAAAGTCAATCATTACAAAACAAAACAGAAGGATGTGGACAGGATCGTAAAAGGAGATCTGAACGTCTGCGATTATTTGATGAAATGGTATGGCGATAAATATGATTTTGCTGAAGCAGAAGTGAAATATAACACGTTCAACGGCAGGTTCTACATATACGGGCGGATGCGGTTGAGGAAAGGAACGGCACATGACAAGGGCAAGAAGTAG